A region from the Alnus glutinosa chromosome 5, dhAlnGlut1.1, whole genome shotgun sequence genome encodes:
- the LOC133869224 gene encoding putative receptor-like protein kinase At3g47110, translated as MASLDAANFPNITTDQFALLALKASISYDPHSVLTNNWSTGTTVCNWIGITCGFRHHRVTALNLSYMGLVGTIPPHIGNLSFLVSLSVINNSFHGSVPNELAHLYRLHRLSLEFNDFSGEIPSRMGLLSKLQFLSLVGNSFTGGIPPSLCNISSLETISFGGNKLSGSISLFKCKRLQYLSLQSNYFTGSVPSEIGNLTMLTKLYLDNNNFRGMFSHVLVD; from the coding sequence ATGGCAAGCCTAGATGCTGCAAATTTTCCTAACATTACCACTGATCAATTTGCTCTTCTTGCCTTAAAAGCTAGTATTTCTTATGATCCTCACAGTGTTTTGACAAACAACTGGTCTACTGGCACCACTGTTTGTAATTGGATTGGTATCACTTGTGGTTTTCGTCATCATCGAGTCACGGCCTTGAACCTTTCTTACATGGGTCTCGTAGGCACCATTCCACCACACATAGGAAACCTTTCATTTCTTGTTAGCCTAAGTGTCATAAACAATAGTTTTCATGGATCTGTGCCAAATGAGTTGGCTCATCTTTACCGGTTGCATCGCTTATCTTTAGAGTTCAATGACTTCAGTGGAGAAATTCCATCAAGGATGGGGCTCTTATCCAAACTTCAATTTTTATCTCTAGTTGGTAACAGTTTCACAGGCGGTATTCCACCATCTTTATGTAACATATCTTCATTGGAGACAATAAGTTTTGGCGGAAACAAGCTTTCGGGCTCCATTTCTTTGTTCAAGTGCAAACGTCTGCAATATTTATCTTTACAGTCTAACTATTTTACTGGAAGCGTACCTTCAGAAATTGGAAACTTAACCATGCTCACAAAGTTATACCTCGACAACAACAACTTTAGAGGTATGTTTAGTCATGTTTTAGTTGATTGA